One genomic region from Rhizobium rosettiformans encodes:
- a CDS encoding MmgE/PrpD family protein — protein MTERLARHALQIDVEASDAQLKEIALCCVLDLVTAAIAGAGTTSPHAALGLIDMHGTGDAPVWFDDRQSSLSLALLHNGLCASCLDLDDGNRAARGHPGASVIPTVLTLGASLPEVWGSAILSALIAGYDVGIRIAASQRPDAIATRQTGRWAAFAACAAAGRLLGVSHRVLSEGLAIAGVLAPNQRANGSSGYSSATGNLVKEGIAFSARTGLEALFLAQRGFTGPIDLLDHDRFYDQDRLMADLGHRFEILDTYFKPYACCRYIHPALDALSQLMHGHGVVADDIERMDVYTFSQALRLANSCAPQTLVGLQYSLPFCLAVLAVEGEEAFLPVSENLLFRKDLVRLAERVILSIDEEAEARFPRETMAKLRLTLRSGRKLSSALTAPRGDPREPMDRAYLTLKLRSVLTNRGISELYSRAIDAVECLGRGNPSPVFALLSASLKRT, from the coding sequence ATGACAGAACGCCTTGCAAGACATGCGCTTCAAATCGATGTCGAGGCCAGCGACGCGCAGCTGAAAGAGATCGCGCTTTGCTGCGTGCTTGATCTTGTGACGGCCGCAATTGCTGGAGCTGGGACAACATCACCGCATGCAGCCCTTGGTCTCATCGACATGCATGGCACGGGGGATGCGCCTGTCTGGTTTGACGATCGCCAATCTTCCCTCTCGCTTGCCTTGCTGCATAACGGTCTTTGCGCCTCCTGCCTCGACTTGGATGACGGCAATCGGGCAGCCCGCGGCCATCCTGGTGCCAGCGTCATTCCAACCGTGCTGACCCTTGGCGCAAGTCTGCCAGAGGTCTGGGGATCGGCGATCCTGTCGGCGCTCATCGCCGGATATGATGTCGGGATTCGGATTGCAGCCTCGCAACGGCCAGACGCCATCGCCACCCGTCAGACCGGCCGGTGGGCAGCCTTTGCAGCTTGTGCAGCTGCCGGGCGCCTTCTTGGGGTCTCGCACAGGGTTCTGTCGGAGGGGCTGGCGATTGCCGGCGTTCTGGCTCCGAACCAGCGCGCCAATGGCAGTTCCGGTTATTCCAGCGCGACCGGCAATCTGGTCAAGGAGGGGATCGCGTTTAGCGCACGGACCGGGCTTGAGGCGCTTTTCCTGGCACAGCGTGGCTTTACCGGTCCAATCGACCTCCTTGATCATGACCGCTTTTATGACCAGGATCGGCTGATGGCTGATCTTGGTCATCGGTTCGAGATCTTGGACACCTATTTCAAGCCCTATGCCTGTTGTCGCTACATTCATCCAGCTCTTGATGCGCTGAGCCAATTGATGCACGGCCATGGTGTCGTCGCCGATGACATCGAACGGATGGACGTTTACACTTTCTCTCAGGCGCTGCGACTGGCCAACAGCTGCGCGCCTCAAACACTGGTCGGTCTGCAATACAGCCTTCCGTTCTGTCTGGCGGTTCTGGCCGTCGAGGGCGAAGAGGCATTCCTGCCTGTCTCGGAGAATCTGCTCTTTCGCAAGGATCTGGTGCGGTTGGCTGAGAGGGTCATTCTCTCCATCGACGAGGAGGCGGAGGCACGTTTCCCCCGCGAGACCATGGCCAAACTACGGCTCACCTTGAGATCCGGCAGGAAGCTTTCGAGTGCATTGACGGCGCCCAGGGGTGATCCCAGGGAACCGATGGACCGCGCGTATCTGACATTGAAGCTTCGTTCGGTGCTCACCAATCGCGGTATCTCCGAGCTATACAGCCGCGCAATTGACGCCGTTGAATGTCTCGGCAGAGGCAATCCATCACCTGTCTTCGCGTTGCTGAGTGCCAGCCTCAAGCGGACGTGA
- a CDS encoding response regulator transcription factor, protein MPTSSMSSFPARQDKRRKAEVLFLSLSDRAGQRILKILQAEYQIRSVETIEQLRQTLLTKGIDLLILDRSADPCDDVVQFCRDIRLTSSVAIILMVGSDDPNLRIEALEAGADDCFSQKLGLREIKARVASLLRRAAFGAAALSTSRVLFFDGWSIDPHRRSLTDPTGRLVDLTAAEFDLLWAFCRNSGKTLSRQTLLTLTRVGAARPVDRSIDVHINRLRSKIEVDPHRPMLLRTVRLGGYIFTPAVEVELLPTRKRAQGQRPGQGASQNQDH, encoded by the coding sequence ATGCCGACATCGTCAATGTCTTCTTTCCCGGCAAGGCAGGATAAGCGCCGCAAAGCCGAAGTCTTGTTCTTGAGCCTCTCCGATCGGGCTGGACAGCGCATATTGAAGATCCTTCAGGCCGAATACCAAATCCGCTCAGTCGAGACGATCGAGCAATTGCGGCAAACGCTTCTCACAAAAGGGATCGATCTTCTCATTCTGGATCGCTCGGCGGACCCTTGCGATGATGTCGTTCAGTTCTGCCGGGACATTCGCCTGACCAGCTCGGTCGCCATCATCTTAATGGTCGGCTCAGACGATCCCAATCTTCGCATCGAAGCACTTGAGGCGGGCGCCGACGATTGTTTTTCGCAAAAGCTGGGCTTGCGGGAGATCAAGGCACGTGTCGCCAGTCTCTTGCGTCGGGCAGCCTTTGGTGCCGCCGCACTCTCGACAAGCCGGGTCCTGTTCTTCGACGGGTGGTCTATCGACCCCCATAGGCGGTCCTTGACCGATCCGACCGGCCGCCTGGTCGATTTGACGGCGGCGGAGTTCGATCTGCTATGGGCCTTTTGCCGCAACAGCGGCAAGACCCTGTCGCGCCAGACGCTTCTCACCTTGACGAGAGTGGGGGCTGCGCGTCCGGTCGATCGCAGCATCGATGTCCATATCAACCGGCTTCGAAGCAAGATTGAAGTCGACCCACACCGGCCAATGCTTTTGCGGACGGTTCGACTTGGCGGCTACATCTTCACGCCTGCAGTCGAGGTCGAATTGCTGCCGACAAGAAAGCGCGCGCAAGGGCAAAGGCCAGGGCAAGGGGCCAGTCAGAACCAGGATCATTGA
- a CDS encoding ornithine cyclodeaminase, with protein MLDETQIAASGAGLSVAEVHAALDQAWTDLQNGRALGHKSVLSLPEDEFWQDAGLETRPVEFAGERLGWKLSCLYGANPNFAGVKVIGANAFNRLLGLRRSRSTYILMEKLTMQPLAIVDATALSAARTGAYASKVLGLCPIETDGITVFLFGAGPIAMAILTSLAERAAPRIARVYLKALRFESATALVASLSATLPFDLVAVEDNRVLSDADFVVTATNSDKPVFEDDELRRDACLLHLGGDEVPVKTLRRVLRQGQVGCDDLETVSRRNSQSLALQFSRTGSSLEALGPHLGILELSKTSDWHLQPGTPLSVTCVGLPVLDLYVVAALFQKYRANFQTA; from the coding sequence GTGCTTGACGAAACTCAGATTGCCGCAAGTGGCGCAGGCTTGTCGGTGGCGGAAGTGCATGCCGCGCTGGATCAGGCCTGGACGGATCTCCAAAACGGGCGAGCGCTCGGGCACAAGTCCGTACTGTCGCTTCCCGAGGACGAATTCTGGCAGGACGCCGGTCTTGAAACCCGACCCGTGGAGTTTGCAGGTGAGAGGCTCGGTTGGAAACTCTCCTGTCTCTATGGGGCAAACCCCAATTTTGCCGGGGTCAAGGTCATCGGCGCCAATGCCTTCAACCGGCTTTTGGGCCTTCGGCGCTCGCGATCAACCTATATTCTCATGGAGAAACTCACCATGCAGCCGCTCGCAATCGTCGATGCGACTGCGCTTTCGGCGGCGCGCACAGGCGCATATGCATCAAAGGTGCTTGGCCTTTGTCCGATCGAAACAGACGGTATCACTGTGTTCCTGTTCGGCGCGGGGCCAATCGCCATGGCAATTCTTACTTCACTCGCCGAACGTGCAGCGCCTCGCATTGCCCGCGTCTATCTCAAGGCTCTGAGATTCGAGAGCGCAACAGCGCTTGTGGCATCGCTGTCAGCAACCCTGCCCTTTGATCTCGTCGCGGTCGAAGACAATCGCGTTCTTTCTGACGCCGATTTTGTGGTCACAGCCACCAATTCCGACAAGCCCGTTTTCGAGGATGATGAGCTCAGGCGTGACGCCTGTCTTCTTCATCTGGGAGGCGATGAGGTGCCGGTTAAGACTTTGCGGCGGGTCCTGCGGCAAGGTCAGGTCGGCTGTGACGATCTGGAGACGGTCTCCCGACGGAACTCGCAGAGCCTTGCCCTGCAGTTCTCGAGGACCGGCTCTTCGCTCGAGGCACTCGGGCCCCATCTTGGCATTCTAGAGCTATCAAAGACATCAGACTGGCATCTTCAGCCAGGTACGCCGCTTTCTGTCACCTGTGTGGGACTGCCGGTGCTTGACCTTTATGTGGTGGCAGCGCTGTTTCAGAAGTATCGCGCAAATTTTCAGACTGCGTGA
- a CDS encoding winged helix-turn-helix transcriptional regulator yields the protein MASSTCGHRIQARGLLMQNLHPDARESAPLVVVCTAATELSLFLRHSLGSEGMTAICATSASEGFDHIVSQASVIALVDCQLPEADWLLESLLHAMPEEGLTILVLSADDRACSQLEHRQKGRVHSIRRPLDPAFLLKAIRRFAGQMRVNDRNGLVFADIKLDLAARKVWRQRREIRLTGIEFELLSTLMLEPGRVFSRESLIAQAWPPGVFVDTRTVNIHIGHLRRQLTAHGEPDLIRTVRGYGYALDRTDPDLERDTS from the coding sequence ATGGCATCTTCGACGTGCGGGCATAGAATCCAAGCACGAGGCCTGCTCATGCAAAACCTGCATCCAGATGCGCGGGAGAGCGCACCGCTGGTTGTTGTCTGCACGGCAGCAACGGAACTTTCGCTCTTTCTGAGACACAGTCTCGGAAGCGAAGGCATGACGGCAATCTGTGCCACATCGGCAAGCGAAGGCTTTGACCACATCGTTAGCCAGGCGTCGGTGATCGCCCTTGTCGACTGTCAGCTTCCGGAAGCGGACTGGCTGCTTGAATCGCTTTTGCATGCCATGCCAGAAGAAGGCTTGACCATTCTGGTTCTGAGCGCTGATGACCGGGCATGCTCCCAATTAGAGCATCGGCAGAAGGGCCGCGTTCACAGCATTCGCCGTCCACTTGACCCTGCCTTTCTCCTGAAGGCCATTCGACGCTTTGCGGGTCAGATGCGCGTCAATGATCGCAACGGCCTGGTTTTTGCCGACATCAAGCTCGACCTTGCCGCTCGCAAAGTCTGGCGGCAGCGCCGCGAAATTCGATTGACGGGCATTGAGTTCGAACTGCTGTCGACCCTCATGCTTGAGCCCGGCCGGGTGTTTTCGCGTGAGAGCCTGATTGCGCAAGCCTGGCCCCCTGGCGTTTTTGTCGATACCCGCACCGTCAATATCCATATCGGGCATCTCAGACGTCAACTGACCGCCCATGGCGAGCCCGACCTCATCCGCACGGTGCGCGGCTACGGCTATGCGCTTGATCGAACAGATCCCGACCTTGAGAGGGATACATCATGA
- a CDS encoding autoinducer binding domain-containing protein, giving the protein MGKKHPFDSLIEAISTASDPDALTAALSEFGERHGFPFFAYLRLDGSRWRAVSNYPSEWQDRYYRNNYGRIDPIVRAVKRGVHPFCWSLDDPVFETERAEVVAFRDEAIAHGIRAGFSIPIRVGFSHQAVLTFASSDTHCLNLAAMLDIVEAAAAAAMLHVAFSLPRMRWHQAAPSDLTSFERMCLRWVAEGKTMQDVADLLDAKYSTVRISIDKARDKLDAVTIQHATAVAIRLSLI; this is encoded by the coding sequence ATGGGCAAAAAGCATCCATTTGACAGCCTCATCGAAGCCATCTCGACAGCCAGTGATCCCGATGCATTGACAGCTGCCCTGTCAGAGTTCGGAGAAAGACACGGCTTTCCCTTCTTTGCTTATCTCCGGCTAGACGGTTCGCGTTGGCGAGCGGTTTCCAACTATCCCTCTGAATGGCAAGATCGCTATTATCGCAACAATTACGGCCGTATCGATCCCATCGTCCGTGCTGTGAAACGCGGTGTCCATCCCTTCTGCTGGTCACTCGACGATCCCGTCTTTGAGACCGAACGGGCCGAGGTCGTCGCCTTTCGTGACGAAGCCATTGCCCATGGTATCAGGGCAGGATTTTCGATTCCAATCCGGGTCGGCTTCAGTCATCAGGCGGTTTTGACCTTTGCCTCATCCGACACGCATTGTTTGAACCTCGCCGCCATGCTCGACATTGTCGAGGCTGCGGCGGCCGCTGCAATGCTGCATGTTGCTTTCTCCCTTCCCCGCATGCGTTGGCATCAAGCTGCCCCCAGCGATCTCACCTCGTTCGAGAGGATGTGCCTGCGCTGGGTTGCGGAGGGAAAGACCATGCAGGACGTGGCCGATCTTCTCGATGCCAAGTATTCGACAGTGCGGATCTCGATCGACAAGGCGCGGGACAAACTCGATGCCGTCACCATACAACATGCGACGGCCGTCGCTATACGCCTGTCCTTGATTTGA
- a CDS encoding AraC family transcriptional regulator: MPIAPDFPQSPSETFTATREQIVLPGGASYLIRRDDYPNPICIWNYHPEWEIHFIPDASGFAYVGDYIGPFRPGHLMLTGTNLPHNWITPGAPPLPGRDMVLQFDADALIGVRAVCPEFDVLHRLKPLAQRGIEILGKEARLIGHMILELHAVGHRGGLGLFLEILEAIDAAPEKRLLASEHFISIYNQVSDRRHRRIDQAIQILQSDPGAQMHEVAQKVGFEPSAFSRAFRRLTGMNFSDYSRSVRVWRARTLLSETQTSITDICFEAGFNNLSNFNRTFRFETGLTPRAYRKAARIRAKSLL, from the coding sequence ATGCCTATTGCACCAGATTTTCCGCAGTCTCCCTCCGAGACCTTCACCGCCACCCGCGAGCAGATCGTGCTCCCCGGAGGCGCCTCCTATCTCATCCGCCGCGACGATTACCCCAATCCAATCTGCATCTGGAATTATCATCCCGAATGGGAGATCCATTTCATTCCAGACGCCAGTGGCTTTGCCTATGTCGGCGACTATATCGGCCCCTTTCGGCCTGGACATCTGATGCTGACCGGCACCAATCTGCCGCACAACTGGATTACCCCCGGTGCTCCGCCGCTCCCCGGTCGCGACATGGTCCTGCAGTTTGATGCCGATGCCTTGATTGGCGTGCGGGCCGTCTGTCCCGAATTCGACGTCCTTCACCGGCTTAAACCGCTTGCGCAGCGTGGGATAGAAATTCTGGGCAAGGAAGCCAGATTGATTGGCCACATGATCCTTGAGCTCCATGCGGTCGGCCATCGGGGCGGACTGGGCCTTTTCCTCGAGATCCTGGAGGCAATCGATGCAGCACCTGAAAAGCGTCTGCTGGCTAGTGAACATTTCATCTCGATCTACAATCAGGTGTCGGATCGAAGACATCGGCGCATCGACCAGGCCATTCAGATTCTCCAATCGGATCCTGGCGCGCAAATGCACGAGGTGGCGCAAAAAGTCGGTTTCGAGCCTTCCGCTTTCTCGCGCGCCTTTCGTCGCCTGACCGGCATGAATTTTTCCGACTACAGTCGCTCCGTTCGGGTCTGGCGGGCACGAACGCTTCTGAGCGAGACCCAGACATCTATTACCGATATCTGCTTCGAAGCCGGCTTCAACAATCTGTCGAATTTCAACCGCACCTTCCGTTTTGAAACGGGGCTCACGCCGCGTGCCTATCGAAAGGCGGCAAGGATCAGGGCGAAGTCGCTTCTTTGA
- a CDS encoding ABC transporter substrate-binding protein — MTLNALRAGCAVIALLAASNAFAAAQCTDDVRILAQPRDGLTLLEDYVDEFEALSGAGFEISYLNENDRRAKSQADASTVGSFDVYYVDEANLALFASSGWIVPLDGFYPAEYDYNDFDAGMRAAATYDGKQWFAPVQGGGDLMVYRTDLLEKAGIEPPKTWDEYFAAVQKLHDPANGVYGTALRGQRGSGANVWRWMPFFKANGGEWFKDGKPAFNSDAAVKATETYLELFKYSAPGTQTGSWDESTGAFRSGKVAIIIESAPLGGMSVDKAQSQVADKVAFSVPPSPLPGGGYAHGFAIASKANATDEEKACAGLFVAWATSKEQEARRLAAGQPGELTRTSTYQSPEYATTFGQNLADAMAATGEKTTVTFWQDPRWQELGNQWGIMLEELITGSRTDIKATLDELEAFAAKL, encoded by the coding sequence ATGACACTGAATGCTCTCCGCGCAGGCTGCGCGGTCATCGCCCTACTTGCCGCCTCGAACGCTTTTGCCGCCGCACAATGCACGGATGACGTCCGCATCCTGGCGCAGCCGCGCGACGGTCTGACGCTTCTCGAAGACTATGTCGACGAGTTCGAGGCGCTTTCCGGTGCCGGCTTCGAGATCAGCTATCTCAACGAAAACGATCGCCGCGCCAAGTCGCAGGCCGACGCATCAACCGTTGGCAGCTTCGACGTCTATTATGTCGACGAAGCCAATCTGGCGCTGTTTGCGTCATCGGGCTGGATCGTGCCCCTTGATGGCTTCTACCCGGCCGAATACGACTACAACGACTTCGACGCGGGCATGCGGGCGGCAGCCACCTATGACGGCAAGCAGTGGTTTGCGCCCGTCCAGGGCGGCGGCGACCTGATGGTCTATCGCACTGATCTTCTCGAAAAGGCAGGCATCGAGCCGCCCAAGACCTGGGACGAATATTTCGCAGCCGTCCAGAAGCTGCATGATCCGGCAAATGGTGTCTATGGCACAGCACTTCGCGGCCAGCGCGGCTCGGGCGCCAATGTCTGGCGCTGGATGCCCTTCTTCAAGGCCAATGGTGGCGAGTGGTTCAAGGATGGCAAGCCAGCCTTCAACTCGGATGCAGCCGTGAAGGCGACCGAGACCTATCTGGAACTCTTCAAATATTCGGCTCCAGGCACGCAGACCGGCTCCTGGGATGAATCGACCGGCGCCTTCCGTTCCGGCAAGGTCGCGATCATCATCGAATCCGCACCCCTTGGCGGCATGTCGGTCGACAAGGCGCAGAGCCAGGTCGCAGACAAGGTCGCCTTCTCGGTTCCGCCATCGCCGCTGCCGGGTGGCGGTTACGCTCATGGCTTTGCGATCGCCTCCAAGGCCAATGCCACGGATGAGGAAAAGGCCTGCGCCGGTCTTTTCGTTGCCTGGGCAACCTCCAAGGAGCAGGAGGCCCGTCGCCTTGCCGCCGGCCAGCCGGGCGAGTTGACGCGCACCAGCACCTATCAGAGCCCGGAATATGCGACGACATTTGGTCAGAACCTCGCCGACGCAATGGCTGCGACCGGTGAGAAGACCACCGTCACATTCTGGCAGGATCCGCGCTGGCAGGAGCTAGGCAATCAGTGGGGCATCATGCTCGAAGAGCTGATCACCGGCAGCCGCACCGATATCAAGGCGACGCTTGACGAACTGGAAGCCTTCGCCGCCAAACTTTAA
- a CDS encoding amidohydrolase family protein has product MTRIQNRSGSQLVLEGGSLITGDGKTHLESASIRIRDGMIVEITQAPIEASNGETVVSTKGYLMLPGFINGHAHATIAGPSMPSGSLPLSLDDVRYQRNRHLLSGTTSLINVCGLALSEERDGALEPHALDIHMTSAHTPHSLAAADQIDGQGLTPRHRSARLEELVSRGCRVLGEAGGGQTLGGGAQDYRFIPDAIEERTGVRISAHLARQLKEAVLGRNLDGKMRISEAALHELLDEHAIDLTSRALGNLLRMKVLAPVHCARLGLEEIAAASAQLQLPAIFHHALPTATTLIALAKAYPKARMVAAHANHPSFLPEEACTYARELKALGVTIDVSTLDMIDTRFRNQPDNLDALVDAGLIDTLSTDYAGGDWDSIGSALHRTTRKNGWSLPQVVALATGNVARVFPELFADRGLLEVGRRADIVIAEPHNISRIRHVYKDGRLVVSDGVLLHGVAPGLQK; this is encoded by the coding sequence ATGACCCGCATACAGAACCGCTCCGGATCACAGCTTGTCCTTGAAGGAGGCAGCCTGATTACCGGCGATGGCAAGACGCATCTTGAGAGCGCATCGATACGGATCCGAGACGGCATGATCGTCGAAATCACACAAGCGCCGATCGAAGCGAGCAATGGCGAGACCGTCGTTTCGACCAAGGGGTATCTGATGCTGCCAGGCTTCATCAATGGTCATGCCCATGCCACGATCGCAGGCCCGTCCATGCCGAGCGGCTCTCTACCTCTTTCACTCGATGACGTCAGATATCAACGTAATCGGCATCTCCTGTCGGGAACGACATCACTCATCAATGTCTGCGGGCTCGCCCTGTCGGAAGAACGAGACGGAGCGCTCGAGCCCCATGCGCTCGACATCCACATGACGAGTGCTCATACACCGCATAGCCTTGCAGCAGCCGACCAGATCGATGGGCAAGGGCTCACACCACGTCATCGATCAGCCCGGCTCGAGGAGCTTGTTTCAAGGGGTTGCAGGGTGCTTGGCGAAGCTGGTGGCGGGCAAACACTCGGCGGTGGTGCCCAGGATTATCGTTTTATCCCTGATGCCATCGAAGAAAGGACGGGGGTCAGGATCTCTGCACATCTGGCACGCCAATTGAAAGAAGCGGTGCTTGGGCGAAACCTCGATGGCAAGATGAGGATCAGCGAGGCAGCACTTCATGAACTGCTCGATGAGCACGCGATCGATCTCACCTCCCGCGCGCTCGGCAACCTCCTGCGCATGAAGGTGCTCGCCCCCGTCCACTGCGCAAGGCTTGGTCTTGAAGAGATCGCCGCGGCATCAGCACAATTGCAGCTACCGGCGATCTTTCATCATGCCTTGCCAACCGCGACGACACTGATAGCCCTCGCCAAGGCCTATCCGAAGGCCCGGATGGTGGCAGCCCATGCCAATCATCCGTCTTTCCTGCCAGAGGAGGCATGCACCTATGCGCGAGAGCTGAAAGCGCTTGGTGTTACAATCGACGTCTCGACCCTCGACATGATCGATACCCGGTTTCGAAACCAACCTGACAATCTCGACGCGCTTGTCGATGCAGGTCTCATCGATACCCTGTCCACGGATTATGCCGGCGGCGACTGGGATAGCATCGGCTCTGCGCTTCACCGGACAACGAGAAAAAACGGCTGGAGCCTGCCGCAGGTTGTTGCACTTGCCACGGGAAACGTCGCCCGTGTCTTTCCCGAGCTTTTCGCCGATAGAGGACTGCTCGAAGTCGGGAGACGAGCCGATATCGTCATCGCAGAGCCGCACAACATTTCCAGGATCCGCCATGTCTACAAAGACGGTCGGCTGGTTGTATCTGATGGGGTGCTCTTACACGGTGTGGCTCCTGGATTGCAGAAATGA
- the trbI gene encoding IncP-type conjugal transfer protein TrbI: MSEALQLSGAPQVLTTRSGNGDKQGMQRLNRLPLILVLTGAILVIAIIVFGLSSRGLWRSGQGAEDGRDRRPATSFADTLKQGIGDGIIGDNPSPPIVQAPSRVTDRPDVIPAPKLVTPGRAPRDEMISPPPPALDEDELWRKRLEREHQEQILNERQRQIMASLQRAEGAKASPLRIDTSALSEILPTRPASEGAEGARNDPGQRDRLAQRLLAAAETMGRAGEGFSDQNGQGQKQAFLDQTRRARDAEPRLEPLTNSKTLLRGSVIPALLLTGLNADLPGRLLAQVSQNVYDSATGRHLLIPQGSRLVGQYDSKVSYGQSRVLVVWTDIVLPDGARLEIAAMAGIDQTGEAGFKDKVDRHYIRNFGTAALVALIGTGIDLSLPQSQNGFGVSDASDAARRSFAETFGRLAEGSISKGLDTQPTLTIRPGFRFNILVDQDLVFG; this comes from the coding sequence ATGAGCGAAGCGTTGCAGCTTTCCGGTGCGCCTCAAGTCCTGACGACCCGATCCGGCAATGGCGACAAGCAGGGGATGCAGCGGCTCAACCGCCTGCCGCTCATTCTGGTTCTGACAGGAGCGATCCTGGTGATCGCAATAATCGTCTTTGGACTGTCTTCACGCGGTTTGTGGCGCAGTGGACAAGGGGCAGAGGATGGGCGCGACCGCCGGCCAGCGACCAGCTTTGCCGATACCTTGAAACAGGGGATCGGCGACGGGATCATCGGGGACAATCCGTCACCGCCAATCGTCCAGGCCCCGTCAAGGGTCACTGACCGGCCAGACGTGATCCCCGCGCCGAAGCTTGTAACACCCGGCAGAGCGCCAAGAGACGAGATGATATCGCCGCCGCCGCCAGCGCTCGACGAGGATGAACTCTGGCGCAAGCGACTGGAGCGCGAGCACCAGGAACAGATCCTCAACGAGCGACAGCGCCAGATCATGGCAAGCTTGCAAAGGGCTGAGGGCGCCAAGGCTTCACCACTCAGGATCGATACCAGCGCGCTTTCTGAAATACTGCCGACGAGGCCTGCAAGTGAAGGGGCGGAAGGCGCAAGAAACGACCCTGGCCAAAGGGATCGCTTGGCGCAGCGGCTGTTGGCGGCCGCCGAAACCATGGGCCGAGCAGGGGAGGGCTTCAGCGATCAGAACGGGCAGGGTCAAAAGCAAGCCTTCCTCGACCAGACGAGACGTGCCAGAGACGCAGAACCCCGCCTTGAGCCCTTGACGAACTCAAAGACATTGTTGCGCGGTTCTGTCATCCCAGCTTTGCTGTTGACCGGTCTCAACGCCGATCTACCCGGTCGCCTTCTCGCCCAGGTCAGCCAGAACGTCTATGACAGCGCCACGGGACGGCATCTCCTCATCCCGCAAGGATCAAGACTTGTCGGCCAATATGACTCCAAGGTCTCCTACGGTCAGTCACGCGTGCTGGTCGTGTGGACCGACATTGTCTTGCCTGATGGCGCGCGCCTCGAGATTGCCGCCATGGCCGGAATTGATCAGACGGGGGAGGCCGGTTTCAAGGACAAGGTCGACCGCCATTACATCCGGAACTTCGGAACTGCAGCACTGGTGGCGCTGATTGGCACCGGCATCGACCTTTCCCTTCCGCAGTCCCAAAATGGTTTCGGCGTATCAGACGCGTCTGACGCTGCCCGGCGCAGCTTTGCGGAAACCTTCGGACGGCTTGCCGAAGGCTCAATTTCAAAAGGTCTCGACACGCAGCCGACTTTGACGATCAGACCCGGCTTTCGTTTCAACATCCTGGTTGATCAGGACCTGGTGTTTGGATGA
- a CDS encoding transposase: MFDLTIDLYNDPETARQHLEKLRWPKGPICPHCGNGDKFRIMKFAGKSTRPGLYKCKECRKPFSVTVGTVLEGSNIPLHKWVLAAHLMGAYRYRMNANQLHRMLDVSYRSACHMTERIDNVMK, translated from the coding sequence ATGTTTGACCTTACGATTGATCTCTACAACGATCCCGAGACAGCACGCCAACACCTGGAAAAGCTCCGTTGGCCAAAAGGTCCGATCTGTCCGCATTGCGGCAATGGCGACAAGTTCCGGATCATGAAATTTGCCGGCAAGTCGACCCGGCCCGGCCTCTACAAGTGTAAGGAATGTCGCAAGCCTTTTTCGGTCACCGTGGGAACCGTGCTGGAAGGCTCCAACATCCCTTTGCACAAATGGGTTCTCGCCGCCCATCTCATGGGCGCCTACCGCTACCGCATGAATGCCAATCAGCTGCACCGCATGCTTGACGTCAGCTACAGATCCGCCTGTCACATGACGGAGCGTATCGACAATGTCATGAAGTAG